In a genomic window of Thermoproteus tenax Kra 1:
- the ilvC gene encoding ketol-acid reductoisomerase — MAKIYTDKDASLDPLKGKTIAVLGYGIQGRAQALNLRDSGLRVIVGVRKGKSWDLAEQEGFDVFDVGEAVKRADVVMVLLPDMEQPKVWREQIEPNLRGGSVVDFAHGFNIHFGLIKPPPNVDVVMVAPKGPGRLVRDEFLAGRGVPALVAVHQNYSGRAMEYALAIAKGIGATRAGVIETTFREETETDLIGEQNVLVGGLLELLRKGFEVMVELGYQPEVAYFEAINEAKLIMDLIWQRGFYGMLTGVSETARYGGLTVGPKVIDDSVKQRMKEAAARVRDGSFAKEWVEEYSRGAPNLKRMLEEVKGHPAEKVGEQIRRLMFGS; from the coding sequence ATGGCGAAGATATATACTGACAAGGACGCCTCTCTAGATCCCCTCAAGGGGAAGACTATAGCGGTTCTGGGCTACGGCATTCAAGGGAGGGCTCAGGCGCTCAATCTGAGAGACTCGGGGTTGAGAGTGATAGTAGGCGTGAGGAAGGGTAAGTCTTGGGATCTGGCCGAACAAGAGGGCTTCGACGTATTCGATGTGGGCGAGGCGGTCAAAAGGGCCGACGTAGTGATGGTGCTTCTGCCCGATATGGAGCAGCCCAAGGTATGGAGGGAGCAGATAGAGCCCAACTTGAGGGGCGGCTCAGTGGTGGACTTTGCCCATGGCTTCAACATCCACTTCGGCTTGATCAAGCCGCCTCCCAACGTTGACGTTGTGATGGTGGCCCCTAAGGGGCCCGGAAGGTTAGTCAGAGACGAGTTCCTTGCCGGTAGAGGCGTGCCCGCGCTAGTCGCAGTACATCAGAACTACTCGGGGAGAGCTATGGAGTACGCCCTCGCCATAGCCAAGGGGATTGGGGCGACTAGGGCCGGCGTAATAGAGACGACGTTTAGGGAGGAGACCGAGACGGACTTGATAGGGGAACAGAACGTTCTTGTCGGAGGTCTTCTGGAGCTCTTGAGGAAGGGCTTTGAGGTTATGGTCGAGCTGGGCTATCAGCCCGAGGTCGCCTACTTTGAGGCCATCAACGAGGCCAAACTCATTATGGATCTGATATGGCAGAGGGGCTTCTACGGCATGTTGACTGGTGTCAGCGAGACGGCAAGATACGGCGGCTTGACCGTGGGCCCGAAGGTCATAGACGACTCAGTCAAACAGAGGATGAAGGAGGCGGCCGCGAGGGTTAGAGACGGCTCCTTCGCCAAAGAGTGGGTCGAGGAATACTCCAGAGGGGCGCCGAACCTCAAAAGGATGTTGGAGGAGGTAAAGGGGCATCCCGCCGAGAAGGTCGGAGAACAGATAAGGAGATTGATGTTCGGCTCATGA
- a CDS encoding alpha-aminoadipate/glutamate carrier protein LysW, with protein MAKVKLTAVCKVCGSEIELPEDVMDGEITSCPTCGTRYIVRLKGEKVELEEFKGDVEDYGE; from the coding sequence ATGGCTAAAGTAAAGCTAACGGCAGTATGTAAAGTATGTGGTAGCGAGATAGAGCTTCCCGAGGACGTGATGGACGGCGAGATCACTTCGTGTCCCACGTGCGGCACACGTTATATTGTCAGACTGAAGGGCGAGAAAGTCGAGCTGGAGGAGTTCAAGGGGGACGTGGAGGACTACGGAGAATAA
- the ilvB gene encoding biosynthetic-type acetolactate synthase large subunit codes for MVDRVIDTLRELKVRHILGITGGSIMALFDAAYFVDDIDVIMFRHEQGAAHAAEGYARVAKRPAVVAATSGPGATNLVTGLTDAYMDSVPVVAITGQVATWVFGRDGFQETDILGVATPITKWVYQVRRPEEASPAVRIAYEISALGRPGPTLVDLPRDIQIQTPRGEAAIPINVTKFIPPRPRHEDIARAAKIIIEAQRPVVLAGGGVLWSGATREVIELAERIGAPIVSTLPGKAAIPHNHPLYLGPAGMHGRAEADAALANADVVIAVGTRFSDRTWGRFRELQEAVRSGDMKVIHIDIDRSEIGKNVKPTVGIVADAREALRELIDILPVAATRDPKYMAWLYHIRRRYEDSMEKLASEFKYFAPWKVLKTVRRAAPPNAVTVTGVGGHQMWAEIWWEVYEPGTYITSAGLGTMGFGIPASLGAKLADPSRPVICIDGDGSFQMTFNNLALVREYNLPFVEIIFNNAALQLVLQWQVYMYGNRQVATRFARNPDFIKIGEAYGIEGVRPSSYEELEKAVSWAVRNNEPMIIDVTIDGDKDIVLPWVKPGDWLTQAILPKGMEDISLYYERD; via the coding sequence GTGGTCGACAGAGTAATCGACACACTAAGGGAGCTGAAAGTAAGACATATCCTGGGGATCACAGGCGGTTCAATAATGGCGTTGTTCGACGCAGCGTATTTCGTAGACGACATAGACGTAATAATGTTCAGACACGAGCAGGGCGCTGCACATGCAGCCGAGGGCTACGCCAGAGTTGCCAAGAGGCCCGCCGTGGTTGCTGCAACCAGCGGCCCCGGCGCCACCAACTTGGTGACTGGGCTGACGGACGCCTACATGGACTCAGTCCCCGTAGTGGCCATAACTGGGCAAGTGGCCACGTGGGTCTTCGGAAGAGACGGATTCCAAGAGACGGACATACTGGGCGTGGCCACGCCTATAACTAAATGGGTCTATCAAGTGAGGAGGCCGGAGGAGGCATCGCCAGCAGTCAGGATCGCCTACGAGATATCGGCATTGGGGAGACCGGGCCCGACTTTAGTGGATCTGCCCAGAGATATACAGATACAGACTCCGCGAGGGGAGGCCGCTATTCCGATAAATGTGACCAAGTTTATACCTCCAAGGCCTCGCCACGAGGATATAGCGAGGGCGGCGAAGATAATAATTGAGGCCCAGAGACCCGTAGTCCTCGCGGGCGGCGGAGTCCTCTGGTCGGGCGCCACGAGAGAGGTGATAGAGCTCGCCGAGAGGATAGGAGCGCCTATAGTTTCAACTCTTCCTGGGAAGGCCGCAATACCTCACAACCACCCGTTGTATCTAGGGCCCGCCGGAATGCACGGAAGGGCCGAGGCCGACGCCGCCTTGGCCAACGCAGACGTAGTTATAGCGGTCGGCACAAGGTTCAGCGATAGGACTTGGGGCCGCTTCAGGGAGCTTCAGGAGGCGGTGAGGTCGGGCGACATGAAGGTAATCCATATAGATATAGATAGAAGCGAGATAGGGAAAAATGTAAAACCAACTGTGGGCATAGTCGCAGACGCAAGGGAGGCGTTGAGGGAGTTGATAGACATTCTGCCCGTGGCCGCCACGAGGGATCCCAAGTATATGGCCTGGCTCTACCACATCAGAAGGAGGTATGAGGACTCCATGGAGAAGCTGGCCTCCGAGTTCAAGTACTTCGCTCCCTGGAAGGTGTTGAAGACTGTGAGAAGGGCAGCTCCGCCCAACGCGGTGACTGTGACCGGCGTGGGAGGACACCAGATGTGGGCCGAGATATGGTGGGAGGTCTACGAGCCGGGCACCTATATCACATCGGCGGGCTTGGGCACTATGGGCTTCGGCATACCTGCGTCCCTCGGCGCAAAGCTTGCTGACCCCAGCAGGCCCGTGATATGTATAGACGGCGATGGCTCGTTCCAGATGACCTTCAACAATCTGGCTTTAGTAAGGGAGTACAACTTGCCCTTCGTTGAGATCATATTCAACAATGCCGCGCTGCAGTTGGTGTTGCAGTGGCAGGTGTACATGTACGGCAACAGACAGGTGGCGACGCGGTTCGCGAGGAATCCAGACTTTATAAAGATAGGCGAGGCCTACGGGATAGAGGGAGTCCGCCCCTCAAGCTACGAGGAGCTCGAGAAGGCGGTGTCCTGGGCTGTGAGGAACAACGAGCCGATGATAATCGATGTAACGATAGACGGAGACAAGGATATAGTCTTGCCGTGGGTGAAGCCGGGCGACTGGCTGACCCAAGCGATACTGCCGAAGGGAATGGAGGATATATCGTTGTACTATGAGCGTGATTAA
- a CDS encoding branched-chain amino acid transaminase, producing the protein MRIWVDGRIVEDREATVSVLSPTLNYGFGVFEGIRAYWNGKNLYVFRLAEHMERLLRSARIIGMDIPYTAEELVKATVETIRANGYREDLYIRPVAFIAKPQIGLDVRGVQASVAIAALPFGKYLKAEGVRAAVVSWRRVHTSMMPVMAKATGIYLNSIMAVLEAKSRGYDEAILLNAEGKVVEGSGENIFVVRRGILMTPPVEDGILEGITRETVITLAGELGIHVLEKSISREELYTADEAFFVGTAAEVTPIVEIDGRPLPRGPITERLARKYREVVLGQDEKYLGWLTPVY; encoded by the coding sequence ATGAGGATCTGGGTCGACGGCAGAATAGTGGAAGATAGAGAGGCCACAGTCTCGGTCCTCTCGCCGACGTTGAACTACGGCTTCGGCGTCTTCGAGGGAATAAGGGCCTATTGGAACGGCAAGAACCTCTACGTCTTCAGGCTGGCCGAGCACATGGAGCGCCTCCTCAGATCCGCGAGGATAATAGGTATGGACATCCCCTACACGGCCGAGGAGCTCGTTAAAGCCACGGTGGAGACGATTAGGGCCAACGGGTATAGGGAGGACTTATACATCAGGCCTGTGGCGTTTATAGCGAAGCCGCAGATAGGTCTCGACGTCAGAGGGGTACAAGCCTCGGTGGCTATAGCGGCCTTGCCCTTCGGAAAGTATCTGAAGGCCGAGGGCGTCAGAGCCGCTGTGGTCAGCTGGAGGAGGGTTCACACATCGATGATGCCCGTTATGGCGAAGGCCACGGGGATCTACCTCAACTCAATTATGGCCGTATTAGAGGCAAAGTCGAGGGGATACGACGAGGCGATCCTTTTGAACGCAGAGGGGAAGGTGGTGGAGGGCTCGGGCGAGAATATATTCGTAGTGAGGCGAGGGATTTTGATGACGCCCCCCGTGGAGGACGGAATACTGGAGGGGATAACTAGGGAGACCGTGATAACTCTGGCGGGAGAGCTGGGGATACACGTGTTGGAGAAGAGCATATCTAGGGAGGAGCTCTACACAGCCGACGAGGCCTTCTTCGTGGGCACCGCCGCCGAGGTTACGCCGATAGTCGAAATAGACGGACGGCCGCTTCCAAGGGGGCCGATAACGGAGAGGCTGGCCAGAAAATACAGGGAGGTCGTCTTAGGGCAAGACGAGAAGTACCTCGGTTGGCTGACGCCGGTGTATTAG
- a CDS encoding argininosuccinate synthase — MSRIALAYSGGLDTTVAIKWLSEKYNAEVITVTVDVGQEEDFQEVESRAYKAGAAKHYTIDAKREFAEEYIARAVLMNAMYEGKYPLGTALARPLIVSKTVEVARREGADAIAHGSTSKGNDQVRFDVTAKALAPDLEILAPARVWGMGREQEIDYARRHGIPIPEAHKKYSIDENLWTRSIEGGPVDDQRAEPPEDAFKWTVQPEKAPDQPTYVEIEFSNGLPRSINGERVDMLQAVRALNNVGGLNGVGRIDHIESRLVGFKSREVYEAPAAVILYEAHRDLEKLVLTPRELRFKHTVLDPLWADLVYQGLWVEPLRQSLEAAAREMERWVDGWVKVKLYRGSLQVVARDSKYGTYSRDIADYSTGWYPSDEEARGFIEMWSLHSLLALKKRGQ; from the coding sequence ATCAGTAGAATCGCGTTAGCGTATTCGGGCGGTTTGGACACCACTGTTGCGATAAAGTGGCTATCCGAGAAGTATAACGCTGAGGTCATAACAGTGACTGTAGATGTGGGCCAGGAGGAGGACTTCCAAGAGGTCGAGTCTAGAGCGTATAAAGCGGGCGCGGCGAAACACTACACTATAGACGCCAAGAGGGAATTCGCCGAGGAATATATAGCTAGAGCGGTGCTGATGAACGCGATGTACGAGGGGAAATATCCCCTCGGGACAGCCCTCGCGAGGCCTCTGATTGTGTCGAAGACCGTCGAGGTAGCAAGGCGCGAGGGGGCAGACGCAATAGCCCATGGGAGCACCAGTAAGGGCAACGACCAAGTGCGTTTCGATGTGACGGCCAAGGCGTTGGCCCCCGATCTAGAGATCTTGGCGCCAGCCAGAGTGTGGGGCATGGGGAGGGAGCAAGAGATCGACTACGCGAGGAGACACGGCATACCTATACCGGAGGCCCACAAGAAGTACAGCATCGACGAAAACTTGTGGACGCGCTCCATTGAGGGAGGGCCTGTCGACGACCAGAGAGCTGAGCCGCCCGAGGACGCCTTTAAGTGGACTGTACAGCCCGAGAAGGCGCCTGACCAGCCGACATATGTCGAGATAGAGTTCTCCAACGGGCTCCCTAGGTCGATAAACGGAGAGCGCGTGGACATGCTCCAAGCAGTCAGAGCGTTGAACAACGTGGGAGGTCTGAACGGCGTTGGGCGCATTGACCACATTGAGAGCAGGCTCGTGGGATTCAAGAGCCGCGAAGTATACGAGGCGCCGGCGGCGGTGATACTCTACGAGGCCCACCGCGATTTAGAGAAGTTGGTCCTCACGCCGAGGGAGCTACGGTTTAAACACACTGTGTTGGACCCCCTATGGGCAGATCTAGTGTATCAAGGCCTGTGGGTTGAACCGTTGAGGCAGTCGCTGGAGGCCGCCGCCAGAGAGATGGAAAGATGGGTGGACGGCTGGGTGAAAGTTAAGCTGTATAGAGGGTCTCTACAGGTGGTCGCCCGCGACTCTAAATACGGAACATACAGCAGAGATATAGCGGATTACTCCACGGGGTGGTATCCCTCAGACGAGGAAGCGCGCGGCTTCATAGAGATGTGGTCGCTCCACAGCCTCCTGGCATTGAAAAAACGTGGTCAATAA
- the lysS gene encoding homocitrate synthase: protein MGRFSRHEFGESIKILDSTLREGEQTPGVIFSEEWRIKIAKSLSDVGVHLIEVGDPNVAPDVRSAISKIIALKRDGEIKSEIVVHSRSVKSDIENATSLEPDRVAIFYGVSDIHLKHKHRKTREEALAIIAEHVEFARGAGVKVRFTAEDATRADLDYLIQVVKTARDAGADRVSIADTVGILTPDRARQLFSKLKEAVPGVGLDIHAHNDLGMAVANSMAATEGGADVVHTTVNGLGERAGITPLQVFVAAYYYHKGVKLIDMAKLPYLASLVEAASGIAQMPTFPITGDNVFTHKAGVHQAGVLANPETYEPFPPEVVGRSRDFSLDKYSGRRAVAHRLERLGVKVDEETLAKVVEELKSTNARRLRDEDLLEILEKVTGVRYKAYVNKHIEAFIWIKVDENVYTTSVARRVSTISGVVNVGEVTGDFDIVARVVASNAEELNRIIEDIRSVRGVKSTLTNIVLKQLGSLQAPSAP, encoded by the coding sequence GTGGGTCGGTTCAGCCGCCATGAGTTCGGGGAAAGCATAAAAATTCTCGACTCGACGCTGAGAGAGGGCGAGCAGACTCCGGGCGTTATATTCTCTGAGGAATGGAGGATCAAGATAGCGAAGTCTCTGTCGGATGTAGGCGTCCACTTAATAGAGGTGGGCGACCCAAACGTGGCGCCCGACGTCAGATCGGCTATCTCGAAGATAATAGCTCTGAAGCGAGACGGCGAAATCAAGAGCGAGATAGTCGTCCACAGCAGATCCGTCAAATCAGATATAGAGAACGCGACGTCGCTTGAGCCCGACAGAGTCGCCATCTTCTACGGCGTCAGCGATATACATCTGAAGCACAAACACAGGAAGACCAGAGAGGAGGCTTTGGCCATAATCGCCGAACACGTGGAGTTCGCGAGAGGCGCCGGCGTGAAGGTGAGGTTCACAGCCGAAGACGCCACTAGGGCAGACCTCGACTACCTTATACAAGTGGTAAAAACTGCGCGAGACGCAGGCGCGGACAGAGTGAGCATTGCCGACACAGTGGGGATACTCACTCCCGATAGAGCGCGCCAACTCTTCTCGAAGCTGAAGGAGGCCGTGCCTGGGGTCGGACTAGATATACACGCCCACAACGACTTAGGGATGGCCGTGGCCAACTCAATGGCTGCGACCGAGGGCGGAGCCGACGTAGTTCACACGACAGTGAACGGCCTCGGGGAGAGAGCAGGTATCACCCCTCTCCAAGTCTTCGTCGCGGCCTACTACTACCACAAGGGCGTCAAGCTCATCGATATGGCGAAGCTCCCCTACTTGGCCTCGCTGGTGGAGGCGGCCAGCGGGATCGCCCAGATGCCCACCTTCCCCATAACTGGCGACAATGTGTTCACTCACAAGGCCGGCGTCCACCAAGCAGGTGTACTGGCGAATCCAGAGACCTACGAGCCGTTTCCGCCCGAGGTCGTGGGGAGGTCGAGGGACTTCTCCCTAGACAAATATAGCGGAAGGCGCGCCGTGGCCCACCGGCTTGAGAGACTCGGCGTGAAGGTAGACGAGGAGACTCTGGCCAAAGTCGTGGAGGAGCTCAAATCCACGAACGCGAGGAGGCTTAGAGACGAGGACCTCTTGGAGATCTTGGAGAAGGTCACGGGCGTGAGATATAAGGCGTATGTAAACAAACATATTGAGGCGTTCATCTGGATAAAAGTGGACGAAAACGTATACACCACCTCGGTGGCCCGCAGAGTGTCCACGATTAGCGGCGTCGTCAACGTGGGAGAGGTCACTGGGGATTTCGATATCGTCGCAAGAGTGGTGGCCTCCAACGCTGAGGAATTGAACAGAATAATAGAGGATATAAGGTCGGTCAGAGGCGTTAAATCCACGTTGACCAACATAGTGTTGAAACAGCTGGGCTCCCTCCAAGCGCCCTCCGCCCCTTAG
- a CDS encoding isocitrate/isopropylmalate dehydrogenase family protein: MKLAVIPGDGIGPEVVSATLKVIEAAARRFSIPLDIKVVEAGDVAARKYGKPMPDEAWKIVDSADAVLKGPVGETAYDVTSAIRMKYVLYANIRPAKNLPGVPAVKPIDCVFVRENVEDVYVGAEYRVGDVAIALKVITREGTARVARVARRYAEMRRRKVTIVTKSNVLRVVDAFFRDVARGELDGLQVEEMYVDAAAMELVRNPSRFDVVLTTNQYGDILTDLAAQVAGSLGLAPSANIGDKKAMFEPIHGAAFDIAGKGIANPIATILSAAMMFEWMGRQDAANAVRGAVEEALRRGVATPDIGGRATTEEVGRQIAAIVESWPTTS, translated from the coding sequence ATGAAGCTTGCCGTAATCCCGGGCGACGGCATAGGGCCCGAGGTAGTGTCGGCCACGCTGAAGGTGATAGAGGCGGCCGCGCGGCGTTTCTCAATACCGCTCGATATAAAGGTCGTGGAGGCGGGCGACGTAGCCGCGAGGAAGTATGGCAAACCTATGCCCGACGAGGCGTGGAAGATCGTGGACTCCGCCGACGCCGTACTGAAGGGCCCCGTGGGCGAGACCGCCTACGATGTAACGTCCGCGATAAGGATGAAGTACGTGTTGTACGCCAACATAAGGCCTGCAAAGAACCTCCCCGGCGTGCCTGCTGTCAAGCCCATCGATTGCGTCTTCGTGAGGGAGAACGTCGAAGATGTCTATGTGGGCGCCGAATATAGAGTGGGCGATGTGGCGATTGCTCTGAAGGTCATAACGAGGGAGGGCACGGCGAGGGTGGCTAGAGTGGCGAGGAGGTACGCCGAAATGAGGAGGCGGAAAGTGACTATCGTCACAAAGTCCAATGTGTTGAGGGTGGTCGACGCCTTCTTTAGGGATGTGGCCAGGGGGGAGCTCGATGGGCTTCAAGTGGAGGAAATGTACGTAGACGCAGCAGCGATGGAGCTTGTAAGGAATCCCTCGCGCTTCGACGTTGTGTTGACGACGAACCAATACGGGGATATCCTCACCGATCTCGCCGCACAAGTGGCAGGTAGCTTGGGGCTGGCGCCCTCGGCGAATATTGGAGACAAAAAGGCCATGTTCGAGCCGATCCACGGGGCGGCCTTCGACATAGCTGGAAAGGGGATAGCCAATCCGATAGCGACCATATTGTCCGCCGCAATGATGTTCGAATGGATGGGCCGCCAAGACGCTGCAAACGCTGTTAGAGGCGCCGTTGAGGAGGCCTTGAGGCGCGGGGTAGCTACGCCGGACATAGGAGGGCGGGCCACCACTGAGGAGGTCGGCAGACAGATCGCCGCTATTGTTGAATCTTGGCCAACAACGAGCTGA
- a CDS encoding sirohydrochlorin chelatase, with translation MEILLLLHGSKDPRYRESVERFAGRLGLKYAFLEGFEPRPGVLYLPIFVAPGADYRKALSLANLKAPPLIRWPGFADYLRSLRADVYIFHGSDEPEYINEVASLGLRFAFIEGEPSLKSVGCRGLGAPVVLTRGIIYDRASELWREAGCRYELLPPLFEQEGFVQYFSSALSSLLAKIQQ, from the coding sequence GTGGAGATTCTGTTGCTCCTCCACGGTTCCAAGGATCCCAGATATCGCGAATCAGTAGAGAGATTCGCGGGGAGGCTCGGGCTCAAGTACGCGTTCCTCGAGGGCTTTGAGCCGAGACCCGGCGTATTATATCTCCCCATCTTCGTCGCCCCAGGCGCCGACTACAGAAAAGCTCTGTCGTTGGCAAACCTCAAGGCGCCGCCATTGATTAGATGGCCGGGCTTCGCCGACTATCTGAGATCGCTTAGGGCAGACGTCTATATATTTCACGGAAGCGACGAGCCTGAGTACATAAACGAGGTCGCCTCATTGGGGCTCAGATTCGCTTTCATCGAGGGCGAGCCCTCTCTGAAGTCTGTGGGCTGTAGAGGGCTTGGGGCGCCTGTAGTGTTGACGCGCGGCATTATCTACGACAGAGCCTCCGAGTTGTGGAGGGAGGCGGGCTGTCGCTACGAGCTTCTGCCGCCACTCTTCGAACAGGAGGGCTTCGTACAGTATTTCTCCTCAGCGCTCAGCTCGTTGTTGGCCAAGATTCAACAATAG
- a CDS encoding 3-isopropylmalate dehydratase small subunit: MEIRGRALVYGDKIDTDVIIPARYLVYTDPAVLGQHAMEPLDPEFPKKAKGAVIVAGRAFGMGSSREQAATALKGAGVLAVVAESFARIFFRNAINVGLPVLQAPARGRVRDGDEVVVRVETGEVVNLSTGEVIKGKPLSGLALEILKAGGLTEYLKIRGSK, encoded by the coding sequence ATGGAAATAAGGGGGAGGGCCTTGGTCTACGGCGACAAGATAGATACCGACGTAATTATACCTGCCAGATATCTAGTATATACTGACCCGGCCGTCCTGGGCCAACACGCCATGGAGCCTCTAGATCCCGAGTTCCCGAAGAAGGCTAAGGGGGCCGTGATAGTGGCCGGCAGAGCCTTCGGGATGGGGAGCAGCCGCGAGCAAGCGGCCACGGCACTGAAGGGGGCCGGTGTATTGGCCGTAGTGGCCGAGTCGTTCGCCAGAATCTTCTTCCGGAACGCCATCAACGTGGGACTGCCAGTGTTGCAGGCCCCGGCGAGGGGGAGGGTCAGAGACGGCGATGAGGTCGTCGTCCGTGTTGAGACAGGCGAGGTGGTGAACTTGTCCACCGGCGAGGTGATAAAGGGCAAGCCGCTGTCGGGGCTTGCGCTCGAGATCCTCAAGGCCGGCGGCTTGACTGAATATCTGAAGATAAGGGGCTCGAAGTAG
- a CDS encoding ACT domain-containing protein yields MSVINLRIPQSMDYVGRVVSIVRRAKVTVRTMDVEMKDTAYEVNIQVEGPADEIKWLVAKLDKLPEVLEIREIPIQAAAVAAAVTKGNI; encoded by the coding sequence ATGAGCGTGATTAACCTAAGGATACCTCAGTCGATGGACTACGTGGGGCGCGTGGTCAGCATAGTGAGGAGGGCCAAGGTTACAGTGAGGACTATGGACGTAGAGATGAAGGACACGGCATACGAAGTGAACATACAGGTGGAGGGGCCGGCTGACGAGATCAAATGGCTTGTGGCCAAGTTGGATAAACTGCCGGAGGTCCTGGAGATAAGAGAGATACCCATTCAAGCGGCCGCAGTGGCCGCTGCAGTGACCAAGGGCAATATTTAA
- a CDS encoding [LysW]-aminoadipate/[LysW]-glutamate kinase, translating to MIVVKLGGSVVCKDPSKAIADLAKYADVAVVVHGGGCMVNEVMKAMGLQPKFLTHPGGVVSRFTDYETLRAFVMTMMWINKNIVASLASLRVPALGLSGADNMVLRAKRKEKVIIVDERGRQRVVDGGYSGKITEIDVKALLPPPLKVLAPIAVSEKGELLNIDGDQVAFEIASRLMSKLVILSDVDGLIIGGKVVGRLTPQEALELAKSDEVKGGMKRKLIAAAEAAKSGVETIIYNGLVESPIEKALAGAGTHIIPSS from the coding sequence ATAATAGTAGTCAAGTTGGGCGGCTCTGTAGTCTGCAAGGACCCCTCAAAGGCCATAGCGGACTTAGCCAAATACGCCGATGTGGCAGTCGTAGTACATGGGGGCGGCTGTATGGTGAACGAGGTGATGAAGGCGATGGGGCTCCAACCCAAGTTTCTCACGCATCCCGGCGGAGTAGTCAGCAGATTTACCGACTATGAGACATTGAGGGCCTTCGTGATGACCATGATGTGGATAAACAAGAACATAGTGGCCTCTCTGGCATCGCTCAGAGTGCCCGCGCTAGGTCTCTCAGGCGCCGACAACATGGTGTTGAGGGCTAAGAGGAAGGAGAAAGTGATAATAGTCGACGAGAGGGGCAGACAGAGGGTCGTCGATGGAGGCTACAGCGGCAAGATCACTGAGATAGACGTCAAAGCGCTTCTGCCGCCGCCGCTCAAAGTGTTGGCGCCGATCGCCGTATCGGAGAAGGGCGAGCTCCTGAATATAGATGGAGATCAAGTGGCCTTTGAGATAGCCTCGAGGCTCATGAGCAAACTGGTGATATTGAGCGACGTTGACGGTTTGATCATAGGGGGAAAAGTCGTGGGCAGACTCACGCCCCAGGAGGCCCTCGAGCTGGCCAAGTCGGACGAGGTCAAGGGAGGCATGAAGAGGAAGTTGATCGCGGCAGCCGAGGCGGCCAAAAGCGGAGTAGAGACCATAATATACAACGGTCTCGTCGAGTCACCCATAGAGAAGGCCCTCGCCGGAGCGGGTACTCATATTATACCTAGTTCCTAA
- a CDS encoding DUF6884 domain-containing protein, producing MPLVSIEDITAEQLRERFKSRDLLILAHCTKRKKVDWSSVVEALKVRGLGVPGFDLERENTYREALQSFIKPAVEMYGGSFAQVRSIFYRVRQCARAELFIVSARYGLIRWDEPIIPYEATLNALRRDELARWSLERGVPERTQALLKRFGAVLAILPESYARALGPALDELLSLESVLAVIPASLTDGTERALVVPRRGRYLRREEALKLSGLLAEALCR from the coding sequence ATGCCTCTCGTCTCAATAGAGGACATAACGGCGGAACAGTTGAGGGAGAGGTTCAAGTCTAGGGATCTATTGATACTGGCCCACTGCACTAAGAGGAAGAAAGTGGACTGGAGCTCCGTCGTGGAGGCGCTGAAGGTCAGAGGCTTGGGCGTGCCCGGCTTCGACCTGGAGAGGGAGAACACATATAGGGAGGCGCTACAGAGCTTTATTAAGCCCGCCGTAGAGATGTACGGTGGATCCTTCGCGCAAGTGAGGTCGATCTTCTATAGAGTGCGACAATGTGCCAGAGCTGAGCTGTTCATCGTAAGCGCTCGATACGGCTTGATCCGCTGGGATGAGCCCATTATCCCCTACGAGGCAACCTTAAACGCTCTACGCCGCGATGAGCTGGCCAGGTGGTCTCTGGAGAGGGGGGTCCCGGAGAGGACGCAAGCCTTACTGAAGAGGTTCGGGGCAGTCTTGGCAATCTTGCCTGAGAGCTACGCCAGAGCTCTGGGCCCTGCCTTAGACGAGCTCTTGTCTCTCGAGAGCGTCCTCGCCGTCATACCGGCGAGTCTGACAGACGGGACAGAGAGGGCCCTTGTGGTGCCTAGGAGGGGGCGGTACTTAAGGAGGGAGGAGGCGCTCAAGCTCTCGGGCCTACTCGCGGAGGCCCTATGCCGATAG